The Humulus lupulus chromosome 4, drHumLupu1.1, whole genome shotgun sequence genome has a window encoding:
- the LOC133831044 gene encoding importin subunit alpha-9-like, whose translation MSDDALFIPKREPIKSSVGNVAANRRRQHAVTVGKERRESLVRAKRLCRVGTSGEDDTPHDEGMIVDEEQSNLDTQTFSAVEELKSAVSYQGKGALQKRVTALRDLRRLLSKSVFPPIETALRAGAISILVQCLSFGSPDEQLHEAAWCLTNIAAGKPEETKALLPALPLLIAHLGEKSSLPVAEQCAWALGNVAGEGEELRKVLLSQGALQPLARMMLPNKGSTVRTAAWALSNLIKGPDPRAATDLIRVEGVLDAIIRHLKKADDELATEVAWVVVYLSALSNVATGMLVRSDVLQLLVERLATASSLQLLIPVLRGLGNLVAGELHTTFAVLIPGREITDKVVEVLVKCLKSEHRVLKKEAAWVLSNIAAGSIEHKQLIYSSEAVTLLARLLTTAPLDIRKEVAYVLGNLCVAPTGGDGKPKLIVEHLVSLAGGGCLSGFTELVRSADTEAAKLGLQFMELVLRGMPNGEGPKLVEQEDGIEAMERFQFHENEDLRNMANGLVDQYFGEDYGLDE comes from the exons TTGGGAATGTTGCTGCAAATCGCAGGCGGCAACACGCGGTTACAGTtgggaaagaaagaagagaatcACTGGTTCGCGCTAAGCGTCTATGCAGAGTTGGTACAAGTGGTGAGGATGATACTCCCCATGATGAGGGGATGATAGTTGATGAAGAGCAATCGAATTTGGACACTCAAACTTTTTCTGCAGTAGAAGAATTAAAGTCTGCAGTTTCATATCA GGGGAAAGGTGCATTGCAGAAGAGAGTGACTGCTCTTCGTGATCTAAGGCGATTATTGTCGAAATCTGTATTCCCTCCTATTGAAACTGCTCTTAGAGCTGGAGCAATATCCATTCTTGTACAATGTCTTTCGTTCGGATCTCCAGATGAACAG TTGCACGAAGCAGCTTGGTGCCTCACAAACATAGCAGCAGGAAAGCCTGAAGAAACTAAAGCCTTGTTGCCTGCCCTACCCTTGCTTATTGCTCATCTTGGAG AAAAGAGCTCCTTGCCTGTTGCTGAGCAGTGCGCCTGGGCATTGGGAAATGTTGCTGGTGAAGGTGAGGAGCTGAGAAAAGTTTTGCTATCTCAAGGAGCCTTACAACCTCTCGCAAGAATGATGCTTCCAAACAAAGGTTCAACCGTGAGAACAGCTGCTTGGGCATTGTCAAATCTAATCAAG GGACCAGATCCTAGAGCAGCAACAGATCTCATTAGAGTTGAGGGGGTATTGGATGCAATTATTCGGCACTTGAAAAAAGC GGATGATGAATTGGCAACTGAGGTAGCATGGGTTGTTGTGTATCTCTCAGCCCTTTCAAATGTTGCTACCGGTATGTTAGTGAGGAGCGATGTTCTTCAACTGCTAGTGGAAAGATTGGCAACAGCAAGTAGTCTGCAATTGCTTATTCCG GTTCTACGAGGTTTAGGCAATCTTGTTGCTGGTGAGCTACACACAACTTTTGCAGTTCTTATTCCAGGACGAGAAATCACAG ATAAAGTGGTAGAAGTTCTAGTAAAGTGTTTGAAGAGTGAACACCGAGTGTTGAAGAAG GAAGCGGCTTGGGTGCTATCTAATATAGCGGCTGGTTCTATAGAACACAAGCAACTAATTTATTCCAGTGAGGCAGTGACATTACTAGCACGGCTTCTAACTACTGCACCATTGGATATAAGAAAAGAAGTGGCATATGTACTGGGGAACCTGTGTGTTGCCCCAACAGGTGGTGATGGAAAGCCAAAGCTGATTGTGGAGCATTTGGTCTCACTCGCTGGCGGAGGGTGCCTATCTGGTTTTACAGAGTTGGTAAGGTCTGCTGATACTGAGGCTGCTAAACTCGGACTGCAATTCATGGAACTG GTGTTGAGGGGAATGCCAAATGGAGAGGGTCCAAAGCTGGTTGAGCAAGAGGATGGAATTGAGGCCATGGAAAGGTTTCAATTCCATGAAAATGAAGACCTTAGAAACATGGCAAATGGCCTAGTTGATCAGTATTTTGGTGAGGACTATGGTCTTGATGAATAA